In one window of Candidatus Polarisedimenticolia bacterium DNA:
- a CDS encoding amidohydrolase codes for MKSRAAGAWLTLVLDLSGCSRSGRTTPADLILRNATIHTMDEAAPRASAIAVKGDRILWVGQDGDAERFVGAETRVVDGGGRLLLPGFIDSHFHVGLGNDPNVGRITGRSPEEIRAQIRAFSDSHSDLTWIEMDGWNYSAFPQGRLPKAADLDGLTRGRPAFLVAYDYHTVWLNREALAAFSITKGTRTVSFAEGIERDPRTGEPTGILIGFGSAGLSEQAEVDLRRHLPSHSPEGAEERVLDLMRRAARAGITTIVEPQTYLETLPLYARLEQEGRLPLRLQVALFHRRGTRDDEIARFSEARDRHASDWFRVAAVKLYIDDVIEPRTAAMIDPYADRPGARGDTLYPPEEFERVVARLDRLGFQIFTHAIGDRGIRTALDAYEQARKANGTRDSRHEIVHVECLSGPDVPRFHSLGVTACMQPRHCAPDLSAEWARAVGPQRWRYAWAFRSLRDSGATLAFGSDWNVAEMEPPIGIYTAVTRRGLDGRPEGGWVPGQTIDPETAVKAYTITGAWANFMEGNRGSLVSGKYADLVMLSDDLFTIAPEKIRDVRAVWTVVGGNEVWRDF; via the coding sequence ATGAAGAGTCGTGCCGCGGGGGCCTGGCTGACGCTCGTGCTCGATCTGTCCGGCTGCTCGCGTTCCGGCCGGACGACCCCGGCCGATCTCATCTTGCGGAACGCCACCATCCACACCATGGACGAGGCGGCGCCACGCGCCTCCGCGATCGCGGTGAAGGGCGACCGAATCCTGTGGGTCGGCCAGGATGGCGACGCGGAGCGGTTCGTCGGCGCGGAGACGCGCGTCGTCGATGGCGGAGGGCGGCTGCTCCTGCCCGGCTTCATCGACAGCCACTTCCACGTCGGCCTCGGCAACGATCCGAACGTCGGTCGGATCACGGGCCGGTCGCCGGAGGAGATCCGGGCGCAGATCAGGGCGTTCTCCGACAGCCACTCCGATCTGACGTGGATCGAGATGGACGGCTGGAACTACTCCGCGTTCCCGCAGGGCAGGCTCCCCAAGGCGGCGGATCTGGACGGGCTGACGCGGGGACGCCCCGCCTTCCTCGTGGCGTACGACTACCACACGGTCTGGCTGAACCGCGAGGCGCTGGCGGCGTTCAGCATCACGAAGGGCACACGGACCGTCAGCTTCGCCGAGGGCATCGAGCGCGATCCCAGGACCGGCGAGCCGACCGGGATCCTGATCGGATTCGGGAGCGCCGGTCTCTCCGAGCAGGCGGAGGTCGATCTGCGGAGGCACCTGCCCTCGCACTCGCCCGAAGGCGCGGAGGAGCGCGTCCTGGACCTGATGCGGAGGGCCGCTCGCGCGGGGATCACGACGATCGTAGAGCCCCAGACCTACCTCGAGACCTTGCCGCTGTATGCACGGCTCGAACAGGAGGGCCGGCTCCCGCTGCGGCTTCAGGTCGCGTTGTTCCATCGCCGGGGGACGCGTGACGACGAGATCGCGAGATTCTCCGAGGCTCGGGATCGACACGCGAGCGACTGGTTCCGCGTCGCCGCGGTCAAGCTCTACATCGACGACGTGATCGAGCCGCGCACCGCGGCCATGATCGATCCGTACGCCGACCGTCCCGGGGCACGCGGGGACACGCTCTACCCGCCCGAGGAGTTCGAGCGGGTCGTCGCCCGCCTGGACCGGCTCGGATTCCAGATCTTCACGCACGCCATCGGCGATCGCGGGATCCGCACGGCGCTCGATGCCTACGAACAAGCGCGGAAAGCGAACGGGACGCGCGATTCGCGTCACGAGATCGTGCACGTCGAATGCCTGAGCGGGCCCGACGTGCCGCGCTTTCACAGTCTCGGTGTGACCGCCTGCATGCAGCCGCGCCACTGTGCGCCGGATCTCTCGGCGGAGTGGGCGCGCGCCGTGGGGCCGCAGCGCTGGAGATATGCCTGGGCCTTCCGCAGTCTGCGCGACTCCGGAGCGACGCTGGCGTTCGGGAGCGACTGGAACGTGGCGGAGATGGAGCCGCCGATCGGCATCTACACCGCCGTTACGCGCAGGGGGCTCGACGGCCGTCCGGAGGGAGGCTGGGTGCCCGGGCAGACCATCGATCCCGAAACGGCCGTCAAGGCGTACACAATCACGGGGGCCTGGGCGAACTTCATGGAAGGGAATCGCGGGTCCCTGGTGTCCGGCAAGTACGCCGATCTGGTGATGCTCTCCGACGACCTCTTCACGATCGCGCCCGAAAAGATCAGGGACGTCCGCGCGGTCTGGACGGTCGTGGGCGGCAATGAGGTCTGGCGCGATTTTTAG